Within the Oncorhynchus clarkii lewisi isolate Uvic-CL-2024 chromosome 2, UVic_Ocla_1.0, whole genome shotgun sequence genome, the region catagACTCCATGTCTCAATAtgttgacaaattacattgaaataacgttgattcaaccagtttgtgcccaatgGGCAGCCTCCTGTGTTGATCTTGTGTGTATTCGACTGTGGCCTTGACAGAGGTCTTACTGACCGACACGCAGCATGTCAATAAATGTCAATTTTGCAAGTATACACAGTGTGAGAGGTCATTCACCCAGGCAGTCTGCTTCACGTTCACTTAATCTACCCCCATGTGAAAGTAACATGACTTCAGGTGTGGAAAAATCTATTTTTCCATTCAATAAATACATCATCTCAAATTATTGCAACCAGAAGTTTCTCTTTAAGAATGAATGAAAGGTTAATGCATTTATTTAATCTAATCATAATATAGACTTGTATAAGTTCatatataatatatcataatTACACTATATGTTATTTTTGCAAAACGCTATATACTGTATCCACCTTACAAATAAGAGAACTCTTACAGAAAAATATGTGGAAAGACGATTATTAAGACGATATTACTATTGAAAAAATACATTTGTGGCATCTATATATCAAGCAAATGTAGCAAACACACATATAAAGGTACCCAAAAGCATTTATTTCTGATGAAAAAGCGTTTTTTTAACAAACAAATTCTTGAAACTTTGATAATATAACATAACATTTTTGGTATTAAGAAGTTGCTTTGAATAGTCTGCTATTAAAGGACCATCAGCCACAGCATTTGATTGGCTAAAACCTTGACTCCTGAGAGCTAATAGGGAATGTTCAAATGAGGAGGGGGTGGGTTTCCAATAAGTAAACAACGCTCAATCCGTTATAAAACTGGCCACATCTCCTTCATCCTCTTCACAGCATCCAGTGAACATTGCTGATCAATTCTTATTGTGAAGCCATGGCGATGAAGTGGAGTGTAGTTTGTCTCGTGGCAGTGGCCATGcttggctgtctgtgtgttgctCAGAATTGGCCACCCTTCAGTAAACCAGTGCAGCAACCCTTCAGACCCAATCGTCAGCCACCTCAGCAGCCTCAGCAGCCTCAGCAACCACCGTATCAGAAACCCAGGATCCCACCAAAAGACCAAACCCAGGCCAAGCAGAAGTTTGAGACACCATTGGATTGGACCTATCCTCTGGACCCAAAGCCAGAGCCCAAGATTATTGGGAGCTCAGAGGCGAGAACCCCTGTGGCTGCCAATTCAGTGAGGGCTGAGTgcagggagaacatggtccacgTGGAAGCGAAGCATGACCTGCTGGGGATCGGCCAGTTGATCCAGCTAGAAGACCTCACTTTGGGAGACTGCCCTATGACTGGATTCGACAATATCAACCAGGTGCTCATCTTTGAGTCTCCGCTGCAGTCATGTGGCAGCCAGCTAAGGGTATGTATtataatgatgataatgatagtaatgaactgtatatatattatttaaaaagCAAAAGGAAAAAGGATAACCCCAAATGAGTGCTAAGTGGCAAAAAAAATACAAGCCCAgatatttatattatatgtagGGCATTATTGTACATGGCAATTAGTTGTCAATTTACCTGAACAAATGGTTGGATAAAAAAAATCGCACATTCCTCACAATCTCACGTCCTTTCCATAGTAAATTGGTCTATTTTAATTACATTTGTGAATGTATTAACATTGTTGTGATTGTTTCTCAGATGACTACCAACTCCCTCATCTACATCTTCACTCTATATTACAAACCCAAACCTCTGGCAAACACCCCCCTCATCAGGACAAATGACGCGATGATCAATATTGAGTGCCACTATCCAAGGTGGGAGGAGCAGACCTAGGTCCAAATAGTACAGACTGATTTAGCTTGCCTGCCACAACGGAACTAATGAAACAGTTCCAAAAGTACCAATCCTGCCCACCCAGCATGTAGTATAAGATAACTCAAGCAGACTTGAAGTATTTCAGGAAATAACCCAGGGTAGCCCCAACCCactagcagtatatatatatattagaattCAGGTTTGATTGAATTGAGTCTCTAGTTGCAGGTGAATACAGTACCCCCACTACACTGTTTCACTACCATTAAAGTGATCATACTTTCACCACACCCACAGTGGACATTTATTTGGCTTCTTAGTTTAAAACACAATTAATATTAAAAACAGGTATGGTGATTCCTATATGGACGTACAACACATGtataaaaaacatttgtaaaactatgtctctctcctccaggaaACACAATGTGAGCAGCCTGGCCCTGATCCCAACCTGGACCCCTTTCTCCGCTGCTAAGTATGCAGAGGAACTCCTGTACTTCTCCATGAGGCTCATGACTGGTGGGTAAAGATGCAGTGTAGAGAGGGTCCACGCTAAAAAGCCAATTTCCCGGACCCAGATTTGGACTTTTCCTGGACTAAAAGAACTTCCAGTGGAGATTCTCCACCGAGTTCTATTGAAACTCTTAATTGAGTGTACTTTAGAGACCAGGAGTACGCTTAACCTGTTCATTTCGATAAGTTAGTATCAATAGCAAATGTAATGTTACAACTTCTCTTGGCAGCTGACTGGCAGTATGAGAGGGCCGGTAACATGTACGTGTTGGGTGATATGGTGAACATCGAGGCCTCTGTCATGCAGTACTTCCACGTCCCCCTGCGTATCTTTGTGGACAGCTGTGTGGCCACCCTGGAACCCAACATAAACGCCAATCCCAGATACGCCTTCATTGAGAATCATGGGTAAGTAAGGGAGAGGGTTCAGTCAACACTAGGGGTGATTTTGTGGACAGTTTAAGCCTAATCTTGGATTTAAATGCTCTTTTAAACTGGACTAATGAACATGTTATTTCTCAAACATGGTTTAGAATAGTCCCAGATTTAACTAATCTGGAATTAATCTGTTAATCTGGAATTAACAGTCCGATTTCTAGAAAGAAAATTTGAGCTAGTCCAGGTCTAAG harbors:
- the LOC139373024 gene encoding zona pellucida sperm-binding protein 3-like produces the protein MAMKWSVVCLVAVAMLGCLCVAQNWPPFSKPVQQPFRPNRQPPQQPQQPQQPPYQKPRIPPKDQTQAKQKFETPLDWTYPLDPKPEPKIIGSSEARTPVAANSVRAECRENMVHVEAKHDLLGIGQLIQLEDLTLGDCPMTGFDNINQVLIFESPLQSCGSQLRMTTNSLIYIFTLYYKPKPLANTPLIRTNDAMINIECHYPRKHNVSSLALIPTWTPFSAAKYAEELLYFSMRLMTADWQYERAGNMYVLGDMVNIEASVMQYFHVPLRIFVDSCVATLEPNINANPRYAFIENHGCLIDAKMTGSHSQFMPRSADYKLYFQVEAFRFQSQKGSDPINPQKTKIPFQAASDYPATLDMIFITCHLKATTIAFPIDFEYKACSYINTWREAGGNDGVCGCCDSTCSNRKGRDTTKHQKPANIWEGDVQLGPIFISEKVAQ